The proteins below are encoded in one region of Paenacidovorax monticola:
- the metE gene encoding 5-methyltetrahydropteroyltriglutamate--homocysteine S-methyltransferase has product MAATPLLTHTLGFPRMGAQRELKFALERHWRGEIDAAALESVGAELRARHWQAQRDAGLAFATVGDFAYYDHMATLIQLLGCEPARFGFAPGTPELARYFAMARGVQAQPHEAASCDAGCTHTAHEGAGQPALEMTKWFDTNYHYLVPELHADTPFRLSGHRLFDEVAEAQAQGHRVKAQLVGPLTFLWLSKEKGQAPFDRLTLLDRLLPVYAQILARLKAQGVEWVQIDEPILGLELPAAWSQAFEPTYWQLGKAGPQVLLATYFSPLETQLRLACQLPVAGLHVDAVRAPQELTGVADWLPGYKVLSVGVVDGRNIWRTDPDAALALLRPVADKHPGPLWIAPSCSLLHVPVALAGEEVLDAELRSWLAFATEKLGELGLLRDLLDGSVQDTDPRLAESRAAIASRRASPRVHRPEVARRLAEAPAGADQRRAPFAARQVVQRGRFGLPPLPTTTIGSFPQTAAIRAARAAHRRGTLDDAHYRAQMRAEIALAVRKQEELGLDVLVHGEAERNDMVEYFGEQLDGFAFTANGWVQSYGSRCVKPPVLYGDVARPRAMTVDWTVYAQSLTARPMKGMLTGPVTILQWSFVRDDQPRSRSCEQIAWAIRDEVADLEQAGIGIVQIDEPAIREGLPLRRALWKPYLDWATRAFRLSASGVGNATQIHTHMCYSEFNDILPEIAAMDADVITIETSRSDMELLGAFGSFRYPNEIGPGVYDIHSPRVPTVHEMLRLLRKAAEVVPPAHLWVNPDCGLKTRGWPETEAALRNMVHAARQLRQEWAQAAPAAA; this is encoded by the coding sequence ATGGCTGCCACCCCCCTCCTCACGCACACGCTGGGTTTTCCGCGCATGGGCGCACAGCGCGAGCTCAAGTTCGCGCTGGAGCGCCACTGGCGCGGCGAGATCGACGCCGCCGCGCTTGAATCCGTGGGCGCCGAACTGCGCGCGCGCCACTGGCAGGCCCAGCGCGACGCGGGCCTGGCCTTCGCCACCGTGGGCGACTTTGCCTACTACGACCACATGGCGACTCTGATCCAGCTGCTGGGCTGTGAGCCCGCGCGCTTCGGCTTCGCGCCGGGCACGCCCGAACTGGCGCGCTACTTCGCCATGGCGCGCGGCGTGCAGGCCCAGCCCCACGAAGCCGCATCCTGCGACGCGGGCTGCACGCACACGGCACACGAGGGCGCGGGCCAGCCCGCACTCGAAATGACCAAGTGGTTCGATACCAACTACCACTACCTCGTGCCCGAGCTGCATGCGGACACACCGTTCCGCCTCTCGGGCCACCGCCTGTTCGACGAGGTGGCCGAGGCCCAGGCCCAGGGCCACCGCGTGAAGGCGCAGCTCGTGGGGCCGCTCACCTTCTTGTGGCTGTCCAAGGAAAAAGGCCAGGCGCCATTCGACCGGCTGACGCTGCTCGACCGCCTGCTGCCCGTATACGCGCAGATCCTCGCCCGGCTTAAGGCGCAGGGCGTGGAATGGGTGCAGATCGACGAGCCCATCCTGGGCCTGGAACTGCCCGCCGCCTGGAGCCAGGCCTTCGAGCCCACCTACTGGCAGCTCGGCAAGGCCGGCCCGCAGGTGCTGCTGGCCACCTATTTCTCGCCGCTGGAAACCCAGCTGCGCCTGGCCTGCCAGTTGCCCGTGGCGGGCCTGCACGTAGACGCCGTGCGCGCGCCGCAGGAGCTCACGGGCGTGGCCGACTGGCTGCCGGGCTACAAGGTGCTGTCGGTGGGCGTGGTGGATGGCCGCAACATCTGGCGCACCGACCCCGATGCCGCCCTGGCCCTGCTGCGCCCCGTGGCCGACAAGCACCCGGGGCCGCTGTGGATTGCGCCGTCGTGCTCGCTGCTGCACGTGCCCGTTGCGCTGGCGGGCGAGGAGGTGCTCGATGCCGAACTGCGCTCCTGGCTCGCCTTCGCCACCGAAAAGCTCGGCGAACTCGGCCTGCTGCGCGATCTGCTGGACGGCAGCGTGCAGGACACCGACCCGCGCCTGGCCGAATCCCGCGCCGCGATCGCAAGCCGCCGCGCCAGCCCGCGCGTGCACCGCCCCGAGGTAGCCCGCCGCCTGGCCGAGGCCCCCGCGGGCGCCGACCAGCGCCGCGCCCCCTTCGCCGCGCGCCAGGTGGTGCAGCGCGGGCGCTTTGGCCTGCCGCCGCTGCCCACCACCACGATCGGCTCGTTCCCGCAGACCGCCGCGATCCGCGCCGCGCGCGCCGCCCACCGGCGCGGCACGCTCGACGACGCGCACTACCGGGCGCAGATGCGCGCCGAGATCGCCCTGGCCGTGCGCAAGCAGGAAGAACTGGGCCTCGACGTGCTCGTGCATGGAGAGGCCGAGCGCAACGACATGGTCGAATACTTCGGCGAACAGCTCGATGGCTTCGCCTTCACCGCCAACGGCTGGGTGCAGAGCTACGGCTCGCGCTGCGTGAAGCCGCCCGTGCTCTATGGCGACGTGGCCCGCCCGCGCGCCATGACGGTGGACTGGACCGTGTACGCCCAGAGCCTCACGGCCAGGCCCATGAAGGGCATGCTCACGGGGCCCGTGACCATCCTGCAGTGGTCCTTCGTGCGCGACGACCAGCCGCGCAGCCGCAGTTGCGAACAGATCGCCTGGGCCATCCGCGACGAGGTGGCCGACCTGGAGCAGGCCGGCATCGGCATCGTGCAGATCGACGAGCCCGCCATCCGCGAAGGCCTGCCGCTGCGCCGCGCGCTCTGGAAGCCCTATCTCGACTGGGCCACGCGTGCCTTCCGCCTCAGCGCCTCGGGCGTGGGCAACGCCACGCAGATCCACACCCACATGTGCTACAGCGAGTTCAACGACATCCTGCCCGAGATCGCGGCCATGGATGCCGACGTGATCACCATCGAGACCAGCCGCTCCGACATGGAGCTGCTGGGCGCCTTCGGCAGCTTCCGCTACCCCAACGAGATCGGCCCCGGCGTGTACGACATCCACTCGCCGCGCGTGCCCACCGTTCATGAAATGCTGCGCCTGCTGCGCAAGGCCGCCGAGGTCGTGCCGCCCGCCCACCTCTGGGTCAACCCCGACTGCGGCCTCAAGACCCGCGGCTGGCCCGAGACCGAGGCCGCGCTGCGCAACATGGTGCATGCCGCGCGGCAGCTGCGGCAGGAGTGGGCTCAGGCCGCACCGGCCGCCGCCTGA